The Salvelinus namaycush isolate Seneca chromosome 8, SaNama_1.0, whole genome shotgun sequence genome has a segment encoding these proteins:
- the bsnd gene encoding barttin — MAEGKPYRYGLIAAGMCVLLVGLFVMTQERPHIYATLCSLGIIMVTLGTAWSLCQCYPKVVLISQSLEERGAKDSMDAAAGEKNIRVTLAGFHDNKVSPALSVPLVLQLHSSHSCPILHLA; from the exons ATGGCGGAGGGTAAGCCGTACCGGTATGGTCTGATCGCGGCGGGGATGTGTGTGTTGTTAGTCGGTCTTTTCGTTATGACTCAGGAGCGACCTCACATCTACGCAACACTCTGCTCTCTGGGGATCATCATGGTCACCCTTGGCACCGCGTGGAGCCTCTGCCAGTGCTACCCTAAG gTGGTGTTGATCTCTCAGAGCTTGGAGGAGAGGGGAGCCAAGGACAGCATGGATGCTGCTGCAGGGGAGAAAAACATCAG agttaCACTGGCTGGTTTCCATGATAACAAGGTCAGCCCtgccctgtctgtccctctggtCCTCCAGCTCCACTCTTCCCACAGCTGTCCCATACTACACCTGGCTTGA